One genomic region from Augochlora pura isolate Apur16 chromosome 7, APUR_v2.2.1, whole genome shotgun sequence encodes:
- the LOC144473118 gene encoding BTB/POZ domain-containing protein 10-like isoform X6, translating into MTHKHLTENKKVYSRKYCNTATKLFIMSWSKMSNHTDHLNYLQDSSSDAETDKETDDRGRHRIYGTRMRLCTGVAVGKSQQSQCRDNLPSSASIIGVNNPPASDDRITLIVDNTVFIVDRALFTAHPNTMLGRMFSSGVEYAQPNERGEYEVAEGVSAMVFRAILDYYKGGIIRCPPSVAVQDLREACDYLLVPFDASTVKCQNLRGLLHELSNEGARCQFEVFLEDLMLPLMVNSARRGDRECHIVVLLEDDIVDWDEEYPPQMGEEYSQTVNSTAMYRFFKYIENRDVAKQVMKERCLKKIRLGIEGYPTYKEKVKTRAGGRSEVIYNYVQRPFIHMSWEKEEAKSRHVDFQCLKSKSVTNLAEATADPVLDAGSNPIAMSLLQSAETLPQPEVVMPVGPEADAEGAVGLPAEQDLGPIAADDLL; encoded by the exons ATGACGCATAAGCATTTAACAGAGAACAAGAAAGTGTACAGCAGAAAGTATTGCAATACTGCAACAAAACTATTTATCATga GCTGGTCCAAGATGTCAAATCATACAGATCACTTAAATTATCTACAAGACAGCAGTAGCGATGCAGAAACAGACAAAGAAACAGATGATAGGGGACGACATCGTATTTATGGAACTAGAATGAG ACTCTGTACCGGGGTTGCCGTTGGAAAAAGTCAACAAAGTCAATGTAGGGATAATTTACCGTCGTCGGCGTCTATTATCGGTGTAAATAATCCACCAGCTAGCGATGATCGCATTACTCTTATTGTGGATAATACTGt GTTTATTGTTGATCGCGCCCTGTTCACCGCACATCCAAATACGATGTTGGGAAGAATGTTCAGTTCTGGCGTAGAATATGCTCAACCGAATGAACGCGGTGAATACGAAGTTGCGGAAGGCGTATCTGCCATGGTGTTTAGAGCTATTCTTGATTATTATAAAGGTGGTATAATACGTTGTCCACCATCAGTTGCGGTTCAAGATTTGCGGGAGGCGTGCGACTATCTTCTTGTTCCTTTCGATGCTAGCACAGTGAAATGTCAAAATTTGA gAGGGTTATTACATGAGTTGTCTAACGAAGGCGCGCGCTGCCAGTTCGAAGTGTTTCTCGAGGACTTGATGTTGCCCCTGATGGTAAACAGTGCGCGTAGAGGCGACCGTGAATGCCATATCGTTGTTTTACTGGAAGACGATATTGTCGACTGGGACGAAGAATATCCCCCGCAAATGGGAGAAGAGTACTCGCAAA CCGTCAACAGCACCGCGATGTATCGATTTTTCAAGTACATCGAGAACAGGGACGTGGCCAAGCAGGTGATGAAGGAACGCTGCCTGAAAAAGATCCGCTTGGGCATCGAAGGCTATCCTACCTACAAAGAGAAAGTGAAGACAAGGGCGGGAGGACGATCCGAGGTGATCTACAATTACGTGCAGAGGCCTTTCATTCACATGTCCtgggagaaggaggaggcgAAAAGTCGACACGTCGACTTCCAGTGCCTAAAATCGAAATCCGTAACGAATCTTGCGGAAGCCACTGCCGACCCGGTGCTAGATGCCGGGTCAAATCCTATAGCAATGAGCCTGTTGCAGTCTGCGGAAACACTCCCTCAACCGGAAGTAGTGATGCCCGTCGGCCCAGAAGCGGATGCCGAAGGCGCCGTAGGATTACCGGCCGAGCAGGATCTCGGTCCAATAGCAGCCGACGATTTACTATGA
- the LOC144473118 gene encoding BTB/POZ domain-containing protein KCTD20-like isoform X2 has translation MTHKHLTENKKVYSRKYCNTATKLFIMSWSKMSNHTDHLNYLQDSSSDAETDKETDDRGRHRIYGTRMSCGGSSKPKSCLVQRDGSNERHCHSFNSGRQNTNINHQNRLHNRNTVRSSLPERLCTGVAVGKSQQSQCRDNLPSSASIIGVNNPPASDDRITLIVDNTVFIVDRALFTAHPNTMLGRMFSSGVEYAQPNERGEYEVAEGVSAMVFRAILDYYKGGIIRCPPSVAVQDLREACDYLLVPFDASTVKCQNLRGLLHELSNEGARCQFEVFLEDLMLPLMVNSARRGDRECHIVVLLEDDIVDWDEEYPPQMGEEYSQTVNSTAMYRFFKYIENRDVAKQVMKERCLKKIRLGIEGYPTYKEKVKTRAGGRSEVIYNYVQRPFIHMSWEKEEAKSRHVDFQCLKSKSVTNLAEATADPVLDAGSNPIAMSLLQSAETLPQPEVVMPVGPEADAEGAVGLPAEQDLGPIAADDLL, from the exons ATGACGCATAAGCATTTAACAGAGAACAAGAAAGTGTACAGCAGAAAGTATTGCAATACTGCAACAAAACTATTTATCATga GCTGGTCCAAGATGTCAAATCATACAGATCACTTAAATTATCTACAAGACAGCAGTAGCGATGCAGAAACAGACAAAGAAACAGATGATAGGGGACGACATCGTATTTATGGAACTAGAATGAG TTGTGGTGGCTCTTCCAAACCAAAATCTTGTCTGGTTCAAAGAGATGGAAGCAATGAAAGGCACTGTCATTCCTTCAATTCTGGCaggcaaaatacaaatattaatcatcAAAACAG ATTGCATAACCGAAACACAGTCCGATCATCGTTACCAGAGAG ACTCTGTACCGGGGTTGCCGTTGGAAAAAGTCAACAAAGTCAATGTAGGGATAATTTACCGTCGTCGGCGTCTATTATCGGTGTAAATAATCCACCAGCTAGCGATGATCGCATTACTCTTATTGTGGATAATACTGt GTTTATTGTTGATCGCGCCCTGTTCACCGCACATCCAAATACGATGTTGGGAAGAATGTTCAGTTCTGGCGTAGAATATGCTCAACCGAATGAACGCGGTGAATACGAAGTTGCGGAAGGCGTATCTGCCATGGTGTTTAGAGCTATTCTTGATTATTATAAAGGTGGTATAATACGTTGTCCACCATCAGTTGCGGTTCAAGATTTGCGGGAGGCGTGCGACTATCTTCTTGTTCCTTTCGATGCTAGCACAGTGAAATGTCAAAATTTGA gAGGGTTATTACATGAGTTGTCTAACGAAGGCGCGCGCTGCCAGTTCGAAGTGTTTCTCGAGGACTTGATGTTGCCCCTGATGGTAAACAGTGCGCGTAGAGGCGACCGTGAATGCCATATCGTTGTTTTACTGGAAGACGATATTGTCGACTGGGACGAAGAATATCCCCCGCAAATGGGAGAAGAGTACTCGCAAA CCGTCAACAGCACCGCGATGTATCGATTTTTCAAGTACATCGAGAACAGGGACGTGGCCAAGCAGGTGATGAAGGAACGCTGCCTGAAAAAGATCCGCTTGGGCATCGAAGGCTATCCTACCTACAAAGAGAAAGTGAAGACAAGGGCGGGAGGACGATCCGAGGTGATCTACAATTACGTGCAGAGGCCTTTCATTCACATGTCCtgggagaaggaggaggcgAAAAGTCGACACGTCGACTTCCAGTGCCTAAAATCGAAATCCGTAACGAATCTTGCGGAAGCCACTGCCGACCCGGTGCTAGATGCCGGGTCAAATCCTATAGCAATGAGCCTGTTGCAGTCTGCGGAAACACTCCCTCAACCGGAAGTAGTGATGCCCGTCGGCCCAGAAGCGGATGCCGAAGGCGCCGTAGGATTACCGGCCGAGCAGGATCTCGGTCCAATAGCAGCCGACGATTTACTATGA
- the LOC144473066 gene encoding nurim homolog, translated as MILKCVSVITCAGCFLYTFYILCKLSYFLSSYDKYNDRIVSQEKDDSVDSVLWLLLLNVSLLNVFMLQHSIMASDFVKHLFCKLHMDYMERSIYNVASAMSLHLLLNQWQMIPSISWWKIDASSNDITWYIFTSLHVLAWSIIYSECLMMDISDLTGVKQVYYKFSSRPSPMLTKSKELRRFYSHMRHPSFIGFLIILWIHPYMILDRILLASVLTVYMALMWNIDEKDYNYHANLIRRKQEELF; from the exons ATGATCTTGAAATGCGTTAGTGTGATAACGTGTGCTGGGTGTTTTTTATACACTTTCtacattttatgtaaattgtcCTACTTTTTATCAAGTTACGATAAATACAACGACAGGATAGTGTCACAGGAAAAAG ATGACTCTGTTGATTCAGTATTATGGTTGTTACTTTTAAACGTGTCGTTGTTAAATGTTTTCATGTTACAACATTCAATTATGGCTAGTGATTTTGTGAAACACCTGTTTTGTAAATTACATATGGATTATATGGAGAGAAGTATATACAATGTCGCCAGTGCCATGTCTCTGCATTTGTTACTTAATCAATGGCAAATGATACCATCGATTTCATGGTGGAAAATCGATGCGTCTTCTAATGATATTACGTGGTATATATTTACCAGTCTTCATGTTCTGGCTTGGTCAATAATTTATAGCGAATGTTTAATGATGGACATATCTGACCTTACTGGAGTAAAacaagtatattataaattttcatccaGACCAAGTCCCATGTTAACAAAATCCAAAGAATTGCGACGGTTTTATTCTCACATGAGACATCCTAGTTTTATAGGTTTTCTTATTATCTTATGGATACATCCTTATATGAT ATTAGACAGAATATTGTTAGCTTCAGTACTAACTGTCTACATGGCCTTAATGTGGAACATTGATGAGaaagattataattatcatgCCAATCTAATCAGAAGAAAgcaagaagaattattttga
- the LOC144473118 gene encoding BTB/POZ domain-containing protein KCTD20-like isoform X3 — protein MQLSIKRRVQVNFQSCGLDICSSASWLLKKLGFYLSIPNIWSKMSNHTDHLNYLQDSSSDAETDKETDDRGRHRIYGTRMSCGGSSKPKSCLVQRDGSNERHCHSFNSGRQNTNINHQNRLCTGVAVGKSQQSQCRDNLPSSASIIGVNNPPASDDRITLIVDNTVFIVDRALFTAHPNTMLGRMFSSGVEYAQPNERGEYEVAEGVSAMVFRAILDYYKGGIIRCPPSVAVQDLREACDYLLVPFDASTVKCQNLRGLLHELSNEGARCQFEVFLEDLMLPLMVNSARRGDRECHIVVLLEDDIVDWDEEYPPQMGEEYSQTVNSTAMYRFFKYIENRDVAKQVMKERCLKKIRLGIEGYPTYKEKVKTRAGGRSEVIYNYVQRPFIHMSWEKEEAKSRHVDFQCLKSKSVTNLAEATADPVLDAGSNPIAMSLLQSAETLPQPEVVMPVGPEADAEGAVGLPAEQDLGPIAADDLL, from the exons ATGCAACTTTCCATTAAAAGGAGAGTGCAGGTTAATTTTCAATCTTGCGGTTTGGATATTTGTTCGTCAGCCAGCTGGCTTTTAAAGAAACTTGGCTTTTACCTGTCAATACCCAACAT CTGGTCCAAGATGTCAAATCATACAGATCACTTAAATTATCTACAAGACAGCAGTAGCGATGCAGAAACAGACAAAGAAACAGATGATAGGGGACGACATCGTATTTATGGAACTAGAATGAG TTGTGGTGGCTCTTCCAAACCAAAATCTTGTCTGGTTCAAAGAGATGGAAGCAATGAAAGGCACTGTCATTCCTTCAATTCTGGCaggcaaaatacaaatattaatcatcAAAACAG ACTCTGTACCGGGGTTGCCGTTGGAAAAAGTCAACAAAGTCAATGTAGGGATAATTTACCGTCGTCGGCGTCTATTATCGGTGTAAATAATCCACCAGCTAGCGATGATCGCATTACTCTTATTGTGGATAATACTGt GTTTATTGTTGATCGCGCCCTGTTCACCGCACATCCAAATACGATGTTGGGAAGAATGTTCAGTTCTGGCGTAGAATATGCTCAACCGAATGAACGCGGTGAATACGAAGTTGCGGAAGGCGTATCTGCCATGGTGTTTAGAGCTATTCTTGATTATTATAAAGGTGGTATAATACGTTGTCCACCATCAGTTGCGGTTCAAGATTTGCGGGAGGCGTGCGACTATCTTCTTGTTCCTTTCGATGCTAGCACAGTGAAATGTCAAAATTTGA gAGGGTTATTACATGAGTTGTCTAACGAAGGCGCGCGCTGCCAGTTCGAAGTGTTTCTCGAGGACTTGATGTTGCCCCTGATGGTAAACAGTGCGCGTAGAGGCGACCGTGAATGCCATATCGTTGTTTTACTGGAAGACGATATTGTCGACTGGGACGAAGAATATCCCCCGCAAATGGGAGAAGAGTACTCGCAAA CCGTCAACAGCACCGCGATGTATCGATTTTTCAAGTACATCGAGAACAGGGACGTGGCCAAGCAGGTGATGAAGGAACGCTGCCTGAAAAAGATCCGCTTGGGCATCGAAGGCTATCCTACCTACAAAGAGAAAGTGAAGACAAGGGCGGGAGGACGATCCGAGGTGATCTACAATTACGTGCAGAGGCCTTTCATTCACATGTCCtgggagaaggaggaggcgAAAAGTCGACACGTCGACTTCCAGTGCCTAAAATCGAAATCCGTAACGAATCTTGCGGAAGCCACTGCCGACCCGGTGCTAGATGCCGGGTCAAATCCTATAGCAATGAGCCTGTTGCAGTCTGCGGAAACACTCCCTCAACCGGAAGTAGTGATGCCCGTCGGCCCAGAAGCGGATGCCGAAGGCGCCGTAGGATTACCGGCCGAGCAGGATCTCGGTCCAATAGCAGCCGACGATTTACTATGA
- the LOC144473118 gene encoding BTB/POZ domain-containing protein KCTD20-like isoform X1, which produces MQLSIKRRVQVNFQSCGLDICSSASWLLKKLGFYLSIPNIWSKMSNHTDHLNYLQDSSSDAETDKETDDRGRHRIYGTRMSCGGSSKPKSCLVQRDGSNERHCHSFNSGRQNTNINHQNRLHNRNTVRSSLPERLCTGVAVGKSQQSQCRDNLPSSASIIGVNNPPASDDRITLIVDNTVFIVDRALFTAHPNTMLGRMFSSGVEYAQPNERGEYEVAEGVSAMVFRAILDYYKGGIIRCPPSVAVQDLREACDYLLVPFDASTVKCQNLRGLLHELSNEGARCQFEVFLEDLMLPLMVNSARRGDRECHIVVLLEDDIVDWDEEYPPQMGEEYSQTVNSTAMYRFFKYIENRDVAKQVMKERCLKKIRLGIEGYPTYKEKVKTRAGGRSEVIYNYVQRPFIHMSWEKEEAKSRHVDFQCLKSKSVTNLAEATADPVLDAGSNPIAMSLLQSAETLPQPEVVMPVGPEADAEGAVGLPAEQDLGPIAADDLL; this is translated from the exons ATGCAACTTTCCATTAAAAGGAGAGTGCAGGTTAATTTTCAATCTTGCGGTTTGGATATTTGTTCGTCAGCCAGCTGGCTTTTAAAGAAACTTGGCTTTTACCTGTCAATACCCAACAT CTGGTCCAAGATGTCAAATCATACAGATCACTTAAATTATCTACAAGACAGCAGTAGCGATGCAGAAACAGACAAAGAAACAGATGATAGGGGACGACATCGTATTTATGGAACTAGAATGAG TTGTGGTGGCTCTTCCAAACCAAAATCTTGTCTGGTTCAAAGAGATGGAAGCAATGAAAGGCACTGTCATTCCTTCAATTCTGGCaggcaaaatacaaatattaatcatcAAAACAG ATTGCATAACCGAAACACAGTCCGATCATCGTTACCAGAGAG ACTCTGTACCGGGGTTGCCGTTGGAAAAAGTCAACAAAGTCAATGTAGGGATAATTTACCGTCGTCGGCGTCTATTATCGGTGTAAATAATCCACCAGCTAGCGATGATCGCATTACTCTTATTGTGGATAATACTGt GTTTATTGTTGATCGCGCCCTGTTCACCGCACATCCAAATACGATGTTGGGAAGAATGTTCAGTTCTGGCGTAGAATATGCTCAACCGAATGAACGCGGTGAATACGAAGTTGCGGAAGGCGTATCTGCCATGGTGTTTAGAGCTATTCTTGATTATTATAAAGGTGGTATAATACGTTGTCCACCATCAGTTGCGGTTCAAGATTTGCGGGAGGCGTGCGACTATCTTCTTGTTCCTTTCGATGCTAGCACAGTGAAATGTCAAAATTTGA gAGGGTTATTACATGAGTTGTCTAACGAAGGCGCGCGCTGCCAGTTCGAAGTGTTTCTCGAGGACTTGATGTTGCCCCTGATGGTAAACAGTGCGCGTAGAGGCGACCGTGAATGCCATATCGTTGTTTTACTGGAAGACGATATTGTCGACTGGGACGAAGAATATCCCCCGCAAATGGGAGAAGAGTACTCGCAAA CCGTCAACAGCACCGCGATGTATCGATTTTTCAAGTACATCGAGAACAGGGACGTGGCCAAGCAGGTGATGAAGGAACGCTGCCTGAAAAAGATCCGCTTGGGCATCGAAGGCTATCCTACCTACAAAGAGAAAGTGAAGACAAGGGCGGGAGGACGATCCGAGGTGATCTACAATTACGTGCAGAGGCCTTTCATTCACATGTCCtgggagaaggaggaggcgAAAAGTCGACACGTCGACTTCCAGTGCCTAAAATCGAAATCCGTAACGAATCTTGCGGAAGCCACTGCCGACCCGGTGCTAGATGCCGGGTCAAATCCTATAGCAATGAGCCTGTTGCAGTCTGCGGAAACACTCCCTCAACCGGAAGTAGTGATGCCCGTCGGCCCAGAAGCGGATGCCGAAGGCGCCGTAGGATTACCGGCCGAGCAGGATCTCGGTCCAATAGCAGCCGACGATTTACTATGA
- the LOC144473118 gene encoding BTB/POZ domain-containing protein 10-like isoform X5, with translation MQLSIKRRVQVNFQSCGLDICSSASWLLKKLGFYLSIPNIWSKMSNHTDHLNYLQDSSSDAETDKETDDRGRHRIYGTRMRLCTGVAVGKSQQSQCRDNLPSSASIIGVNNPPASDDRITLIVDNTVFIVDRALFTAHPNTMLGRMFSSGVEYAQPNERGEYEVAEGVSAMVFRAILDYYKGGIIRCPPSVAVQDLREACDYLLVPFDASTVKCQNLRGLLHELSNEGARCQFEVFLEDLMLPLMVNSARRGDRECHIVVLLEDDIVDWDEEYPPQMGEEYSQTVNSTAMYRFFKYIENRDVAKQVMKERCLKKIRLGIEGYPTYKEKVKTRAGGRSEVIYNYVQRPFIHMSWEKEEAKSRHVDFQCLKSKSVTNLAEATADPVLDAGSNPIAMSLLQSAETLPQPEVVMPVGPEADAEGAVGLPAEQDLGPIAADDLL, from the exons ATGCAACTTTCCATTAAAAGGAGAGTGCAGGTTAATTTTCAATCTTGCGGTTTGGATATTTGTTCGTCAGCCAGCTGGCTTTTAAAGAAACTTGGCTTTTACCTGTCAATACCCAACAT CTGGTCCAAGATGTCAAATCATACAGATCACTTAAATTATCTACAAGACAGCAGTAGCGATGCAGAAACAGACAAAGAAACAGATGATAGGGGACGACATCGTATTTATGGAACTAGAATGAG ACTCTGTACCGGGGTTGCCGTTGGAAAAAGTCAACAAAGTCAATGTAGGGATAATTTACCGTCGTCGGCGTCTATTATCGGTGTAAATAATCCACCAGCTAGCGATGATCGCATTACTCTTATTGTGGATAATACTGt GTTTATTGTTGATCGCGCCCTGTTCACCGCACATCCAAATACGATGTTGGGAAGAATGTTCAGTTCTGGCGTAGAATATGCTCAACCGAATGAACGCGGTGAATACGAAGTTGCGGAAGGCGTATCTGCCATGGTGTTTAGAGCTATTCTTGATTATTATAAAGGTGGTATAATACGTTGTCCACCATCAGTTGCGGTTCAAGATTTGCGGGAGGCGTGCGACTATCTTCTTGTTCCTTTCGATGCTAGCACAGTGAAATGTCAAAATTTGA gAGGGTTATTACATGAGTTGTCTAACGAAGGCGCGCGCTGCCAGTTCGAAGTGTTTCTCGAGGACTTGATGTTGCCCCTGATGGTAAACAGTGCGCGTAGAGGCGACCGTGAATGCCATATCGTTGTTTTACTGGAAGACGATATTGTCGACTGGGACGAAGAATATCCCCCGCAAATGGGAGAAGAGTACTCGCAAA CCGTCAACAGCACCGCGATGTATCGATTTTTCAAGTACATCGAGAACAGGGACGTGGCCAAGCAGGTGATGAAGGAACGCTGCCTGAAAAAGATCCGCTTGGGCATCGAAGGCTATCCTACCTACAAAGAGAAAGTGAAGACAAGGGCGGGAGGACGATCCGAGGTGATCTACAATTACGTGCAGAGGCCTTTCATTCACATGTCCtgggagaaggaggaggcgAAAAGTCGACACGTCGACTTCCAGTGCCTAAAATCGAAATCCGTAACGAATCTTGCGGAAGCCACTGCCGACCCGGTGCTAGATGCCGGGTCAAATCCTATAGCAATGAGCCTGTTGCAGTCTGCGGAAACACTCCCTCAACCGGAAGTAGTGATGCCCGTCGGCCCAGAAGCGGATGCCGAAGGCGCCGTAGGATTACCGGCCGAGCAGGATCTCGGTCCAATAGCAGCCGACGATTTACTATGA
- the LOC144473118 gene encoding BTB/POZ domain-containing protein 10-like isoform X4 has translation MSNHTDHLNYLQDSSSDAETDKETDDRGRHRIYGTRMSCGGSSKPKSCLVQRDGSNERHCHSFNSGRQNTNINHQNRLHNRNTVRSSLPERLCTGVAVGKSQQSQCRDNLPSSASIIGVNNPPASDDRITLIVDNTVFIVDRALFTAHPNTMLGRMFSSGVEYAQPNERGEYEVAEGVSAMVFRAILDYYKGGIIRCPPSVAVQDLREACDYLLVPFDASTVKCQNLRGLLHELSNEGARCQFEVFLEDLMLPLMVNSARRGDRECHIVVLLEDDIVDWDEEYPPQMGEEYSQTVNSTAMYRFFKYIENRDVAKQVMKERCLKKIRLGIEGYPTYKEKVKTRAGGRSEVIYNYVQRPFIHMSWEKEEAKSRHVDFQCLKSKSVTNLAEATADPVLDAGSNPIAMSLLQSAETLPQPEVVMPVGPEADAEGAVGLPAEQDLGPIAADDLL, from the exons ATGTCAAATCATACAGATCACTTAAATTATCTACAAGACAGCAGTAGCGATGCAGAAACAGACAAAGAAACAGATGATAGGGGACGACATCGTATTTATGGAACTAGAATGAG TTGTGGTGGCTCTTCCAAACCAAAATCTTGTCTGGTTCAAAGAGATGGAAGCAATGAAAGGCACTGTCATTCCTTCAATTCTGGCaggcaaaatacaaatattaatcatcAAAACAG ATTGCATAACCGAAACACAGTCCGATCATCGTTACCAGAGAG ACTCTGTACCGGGGTTGCCGTTGGAAAAAGTCAACAAAGTCAATGTAGGGATAATTTACCGTCGTCGGCGTCTATTATCGGTGTAAATAATCCACCAGCTAGCGATGATCGCATTACTCTTATTGTGGATAATACTGt GTTTATTGTTGATCGCGCCCTGTTCACCGCACATCCAAATACGATGTTGGGAAGAATGTTCAGTTCTGGCGTAGAATATGCTCAACCGAATGAACGCGGTGAATACGAAGTTGCGGAAGGCGTATCTGCCATGGTGTTTAGAGCTATTCTTGATTATTATAAAGGTGGTATAATACGTTGTCCACCATCAGTTGCGGTTCAAGATTTGCGGGAGGCGTGCGACTATCTTCTTGTTCCTTTCGATGCTAGCACAGTGAAATGTCAAAATTTGA gAGGGTTATTACATGAGTTGTCTAACGAAGGCGCGCGCTGCCAGTTCGAAGTGTTTCTCGAGGACTTGATGTTGCCCCTGATGGTAAACAGTGCGCGTAGAGGCGACCGTGAATGCCATATCGTTGTTTTACTGGAAGACGATATTGTCGACTGGGACGAAGAATATCCCCCGCAAATGGGAGAAGAGTACTCGCAAA CCGTCAACAGCACCGCGATGTATCGATTTTTCAAGTACATCGAGAACAGGGACGTGGCCAAGCAGGTGATGAAGGAACGCTGCCTGAAAAAGATCCGCTTGGGCATCGAAGGCTATCCTACCTACAAAGAGAAAGTGAAGACAAGGGCGGGAGGACGATCCGAGGTGATCTACAATTACGTGCAGAGGCCTTTCATTCACATGTCCtgggagaaggaggaggcgAAAAGTCGACACGTCGACTTCCAGTGCCTAAAATCGAAATCCGTAACGAATCTTGCGGAAGCCACTGCCGACCCGGTGCTAGATGCCGGGTCAAATCCTATAGCAATGAGCCTGTTGCAGTCTGCGGAAACACTCCCTCAACCGGAAGTAGTGATGCCCGTCGGCCCAGAAGCGGATGCCGAAGGCGCCGTAGGATTACCGGCCGAGCAGGATCTCGGTCCAATAGCAGCCGACGATTTACTATGA